One region of Oxalobacteraceae bacterium OTU3CAMAD1 genomic DNA includes:
- a CDS encoding flagellar protein FliT produces MMTSQEILSVYAAMAALTEQMVQAATRSDWDMLVLLEERVAVHVQSLREQEAPAPMRGAERERKIELIRQMLNADRQIRDLTMPWMEQLSKLINSTGTERRVVSAYGSV; encoded by the coding sequence ATGATGACGAGCCAAGAAATTTTATCCGTGTACGCCGCCATGGCCGCCCTGACCGAGCAGATGGTGCAGGCCGCCACCCGCAGCGACTGGGACATGCTGGTGTTGCTCGAGGAGCGCGTGGCCGTGCACGTACAATCGCTGCGCGAGCAAGAGGCGCCGGCGCCGATGCGCGGCGCCGAACGCGAACGCAAGATCGAACTGATACGCCAGATGCTCAACGCCGACCGCCAGATCCGCGATCTGACGATGCCGTGGATGGAGCAATTGTCCAAACTGATCAACTCGACCGGCACGGAACGGCGCGTGGTTAGCGCCTACGGCAGCGTTTAA
- a CDS encoding EscU/YscU/HrcU family type III secretion system export apparatus switch protein — translation MADDTPRRPLQQAVALAYQDGAPAPKVVAKGRGLVAEQIIGVAKEAGVFIHESKELVSLLMDVDLDQQIPPTLYRTIAELLAWLYHIESAQKSGLPLPEAPDTSLPLTEI, via the coding sequence ATGGCGGATGACACCCCGCGCCGGCCGTTGCAGCAGGCGGTGGCCCTGGCCTACCAGGATGGCGCCCCGGCGCCCAAGGTCGTGGCCAAGGGACGCGGGCTGGTGGCCGAGCAGATCATCGGCGTCGCCAAGGAGGCTGGCGTGTTCATCCACGAGTCCAAGGAACTTGTTTCTTTGCTCATGGATGTGGATTTAGATCAACAAATTCCGCCCACGCTCTATAGGACGATTGCGGAACTATTGGCATGGCTATATCATATTGAATCAGCGCAAAAGTCCGGTTTGCCGCTTCCCGAAGCGCCGGACACCAGCCTCCCACTCACCGAAATTTGA
- the fliS gene encoding flagellar export chaperone FliS codes for MFGSRQTGVHAYAKVGMETGVVAASPHKLIVMLFDGALVALNTALNGIRSGNIAEKGKSISKAIMIIDSGLRAALDKKAGGEIAEGLDSLYEYMSGRLLTANINNDPAIVEEVQRLLIELRDAWNAIADTPAVTGIKQPNLASA; via the coding sequence ATGTTCGGATCTCGACAAACTGGCGTGCATGCCTATGCCAAAGTCGGCATGGAAACAGGCGTTGTGGCCGCCAGCCCCCACAAGCTGATCGTCATGCTGTTCGACGGCGCGCTGGTGGCGCTGAACACGGCGTTGAACGGCATACGCAGTGGCAATATCGCCGAGAAGGGAAAATCGATCTCCAAGGCCATCATGATCATCGACAGCGGCCTGCGCGCCGCGCTCGACAAAAAGGCCGGCGGCGAGATCGCCGAGGGGCTCGACTCACTGTACGAGTACATGAGCGGACGCCTGCTGACGGCCAACATCAACAACGACCCGGCCATCGTGGAGGAAGTGCAGCGTCTGCTCATCGAGTTGCGCGACGCCTGGAACGCCATCGCCGACACCCCCGCCGTCACCGGCATCAAACAACCCAACCTCGCGAGCGCCTGA
- a CDS encoding flagellar brake protein has translation MYPHFQDVELENWHDYEIESRKEIVSLLRGIGEKNQLIRMLIQGESDVCVTSILDVDDQLDTVVLDTSIDPEQNKRIQAAQGLSFETTLDKVRILFAAERVEATVFEGNPAFKIAIPPTLIRLQRREYYRIATPVTNPVRVVVTLPEELGGITTFPLADISCGGIAILDNKMILGDAIGKEYPNCRIDLPEIGQVTTALQVRNSLDLTLLNNKTNRRLGCEFVNIQRSTLSYVQRYITKLERERNARIAGMM, from the coding sequence ATGTATCCACACTTTCAGGATGTCGAATTGGAAAACTGGCATGACTATGAAATCGAGTCACGCAAGGAGATCGTCTCCCTGCTGCGTGGCATCGGTGAGAAAAACCAGCTGATCCGCATGCTGATCCAGGGCGAGTCCGACGTTTGCGTCACTTCCATCCTTGACGTCGACGACCAGCTCGACACGGTCGTGCTCGACACCTCGATCGACCCCGAGCAAAACAAGCGCATCCAGGCCGCGCAAGGCTTGTCGTTCGAAACCACGCTCGACAAGGTACGCATCCTGTTCGCTGCCGAAAGAGTCGAAGCGACCGTGTTCGAAGGCAATCCGGCCTTCAAGATCGCCATTCCCCCGACCCTGATCCGCCTGCAGCGGCGCGAGTACTACCGCATCGCCACGCCGGTGACCAATCCGGTGCGTGTGGTCGTCACGCTGCCCGAGGAACTGGGCGGCATCACCACCTTCCCGCTGGCCGACATCAGCTGCGGCGGCATCGCCATCCTGGACAACAAAATGATCCTGGGCGACGCCATCGGCAAAGAGTACCCGAACTGCCGCATCGACCTGCCGGAGATCGGGCAAGTCACCACAGCGCTGCAGGTGCGCAACTCGCTCGACCTGACCCTGCTCAACAACAAGACCAATCGCCGCCTCGGCTGCGAGTTCGTCAACATCCAGCGCAGCACCCTGTCCTACGTGCAGCGCTACATCACCAAGCTCGAACGCGAACGCAACGCCCGCATCGCGGGCATGATGTAG
- a CDS encoding flagellar hook-length control protein FliK produces MLPRFDAAVMPVRPADGIGAGAAVGDERQVAFQRAMQTMVGKSVTAEVMSRFNDGSSLVKVADNAVRMMLPPGVNVGDQVPLTVLTASPRPTFQLGTGTPGASPAVVYSEGAAADGGEALYSPSLPSQQAAGQPAGTGRPPAATVPGQPAQAETGAAADPDALPGQARPGVAPGAPAAQPGTQPAVARPGAEAAQAAAAQGKPADAAAAGPAGRPLAAAAGQPAAAQAASAASAAGTPLPADAVKPQSLAATLLGKAPLTPSSELPELDHTTPQSTLSNTARVLTTVLTTAQSGQVAQLALIGKTALFGNSLPATDALAQKLQDTISKSGLFYESHVTEWVKGERTLPDLMREPQMQRMAQGGDQAAARAAANGPDLTAAQMINQQLHTHEQGRVQWQGEAWPGQPMQWDVRREQREKDKQDGGAGDETQEQIWRSGVRFRFPLLGEVSASVTLVGGQVHIQVQAGSDDAADTLRIHAGRLEQAMEAAGAPLSSLLITQDSGGGDGG; encoded by the coding sequence ATGTTGCCGCGCTTTGACGCCGCCGTCATGCCCGTCCGGCCGGCCGACGGCATCGGCGCCGGCGCGGCCGTCGGCGACGAGCGCCAGGTCGCCTTCCAGCGCGCCATGCAGACCATGGTGGGCAAGTCGGTGACGGCCGAGGTCATGTCCCGCTTCAACGACGGCAGCTCGCTGGTCAAGGTGGCCGACAACGCGGTGCGGATGATGTTGCCGCCCGGCGTCAACGTCGGCGACCAAGTGCCGTTGACGGTGCTAACCGCCTCCCCCCGTCCGACTTTCCAGCTCGGCACGGGCACCCCCGGCGCCTCCCCCGCCGTGGTCTACAGCGAAGGCGCCGCCGCCGATGGCGGCGAAGCCCTATATTCGCCGTCACTGCCGTCCCAGCAAGCGGCCGGCCAGCCCGCCGGCACCGGCCGTCCGCCGGCCGCCACCGTGCCCGGCCAGCCGGCCCAAGCTGAAACCGGCGCCGCCGCCGACCCGGACGCCCTTCCCGGCCAGGCGCGCCCCGGTGTCGCGCCCGGCGCTCCCGCCGCCCAGCCAGGCACGCAGCCGGCGGTGGCACGGCCCGGTGCCGAGGCGGCCCAGGCCGCCGCAGCGCAGGGGAAACCCGCCGACGCCGCAGCGGCCGGACCGGCGGGACGCCCACTAGCGGCCGCCGCCGGCCAGCCCGCCGCCGCACAAGCGGCATCAGCCGCATCAGCCGCCGGCACGCCGCTGCCCGCCGACGCCGTCAAGCCGCAGAGCCTGGCGGCCACCTTGCTGGGCAAGGCGCCATTGACACCGTCCAGCGAACTGCCCGAACTCGACCACACCACGCCACAATCGACCTTGAGCAACACCGCCCGCGTGCTGACCACCGTGCTGACGACGGCCCAAAGCGGCCAAGTGGCGCAACTGGCGCTGATCGGCAAGACTGCGCTGTTCGGCAACAGCCTGCCGGCCACCGACGCGCTGGCGCAGAAGCTGCAGGACACCATCTCCAAGAGCGGCCTGTTCTACGAATCCCATGTGACGGAATGGGTCAAGGGGGAGCGCACCTTGCCCGATCTGATGCGCGAACCGCAGATGCAACGCATGGCGCAAGGCGGCGATCAGGCGGCCGCGCGCGCGGCCGCCAATGGCCCCGACCTGACGGCCGCCCAGATGATCAACCAGCAACTGCACACCCACGAGCAGGGCCGCGTGCAGTGGCAGGGCGAGGCGTGGCCGGGCCAGCCGATGCAGTGGGACGTGCGCCGCGAACAGCGCGAAAAAGACAAGCAGGACGGTGGCGCGGGCGACGAGACGCAGGAACAGATCTGGCGCAGCGGCGTGCGCTTCCGCTTCCCGCTGCTGGGCGAGGTGTCGGCCTCGGTCACCCTGGTCGGCGGCCAAGTCCACATCCAGGTGCAGGCCGGCAGCGACGACGCCGCCGACACTCTGCGCATCCACGCCGGCCGGCTGGAACAGGCGATGGAGGCGGCCGGGGCGCCGCTGTCGTCGCTGCTGATCACACAGGATAGCGGAGGCGGCGATGGCGGATGA
- the fliD gene encoding flagellar filament capping protein FliD — translation MAISSPGIGSALPVNDIISKLMVAESAPLAQFDKKSASYLGQVSAFGNLSSALSTFQSALSGLSSLSGFQTMSTAPGDPSIFTASATSAAKAGSYRVNITQIAQAQTLASGGYKSTTAAIGVGAKTTINFSLGTASGGTFGITGTALGASLSSGGLTPGALSINNTAIATDGTTRSARLLADAINAKSTTTGVSAKASATVTSATLFGVAGASSFGNVNTSGGGTYSLSVGGVEIALQADGVAGGAGVTAASIDAALAGNTATARALADANITYTGSAADGTLQFTNADGSNIAIAEAVSGTVTGGIGNSGAANIGSNITAVGAITLVSADGSPITVGGTNPAGAGLTAGTGGAYMGGTFAADSDRTSGNIVIDSSNNTLQGIMDAINKGGFGVTATIVKDGSTGPDATPNRLVLESTATGQSSTMKITLAGSGGEPPDPALVSLLGYDPAGVQNLSQKAAASDTKGTVNGIAITSAGTSIDGAIAGVSINVLKVGSSTLSVSKDTASLTNSVNGFVKAYNELSTQITTLGGYNPETKTGGPLLGDSTLRNLQASIRKQLSSSITGLQGSSLTNLGQIGIAFQKDGTLALDNAKLQKAINSNYNDIAGLFAAVGRSTDPDVTFVSSTGKTQAGDYPVNITQLATKGVLQGAAALPAETVIEADTTWTITLNDTVPATLANTATVTIPAGSYNPTQLATMLQSSINGVSAFSTAGATVAATIGDDGKLKLESTRYGSKSNITVANATGSDIAAVFGGATSVGGKDVAGTIGGYTATGDGQTLTGAAGAPIEGLKLTVAGDTIGLRGSFGFSQGYAYQLNTLAAGYLGSTGAINSRTKGLNDTVKDITKQRDAFSVRLVDIEARYRKQYSSLDVLISNMNTTTSFLTQQLAALSANR, via the coding sequence CTGGCCCAGTTCGACAAGAAGTCTGCCAGCTATCTGGGGCAGGTGTCGGCTTTCGGCAACCTGTCGAGCGCCTTGAGCACCTTCCAGTCCGCGCTGTCGGGCCTGTCCTCCCTAAGCGGCTTCCAAACGATGAGCACGGCCCCGGGCGACCCGTCGATATTCACCGCCAGCGCGACTAGCGCCGCCAAGGCGGGCTCGTACCGCGTCAACATCACCCAGATCGCCCAAGCGCAGACGCTGGCCTCGGGCGGCTATAAATCGACCACCGCCGCCATCGGCGTGGGCGCCAAAACCACCATCAACTTTTCGCTCGGCACCGCCAGTGGCGGCACCTTCGGCATCACCGGCACCGCGCTTGGCGCCAGCCTGAGCAGTGGCGGTCTCACCCCGGGTGCGCTGAGCATCAACAACACCGCCATCGCCACCGACGGCACCACGCGCAGCGCGCGCCTGCTGGCCGACGCCATCAACGCCAAGAGCACCACCACCGGCGTGTCGGCCAAGGCCTCGGCTACCGTCACCAGCGCCACCCTGTTCGGTGTCGCCGGCGCCTCGAGCTTCGGCAATGTCAACACCAGTGGCGGCGGCACCTATTCGCTGTCGGTCGGCGGGGTGGAGATCGCGCTCCAGGCCGACGGCGTGGCCGGCGGCGCGGGCGTGACTGCCGCCTCGATCGACGCCGCGCTGGCCGGCAACACGGCCACCGCGCGGGCGCTGGCCGACGCCAACATTACCTACACCGGCAGCGCCGCCGACGGCACCTTGCAATTCACCAACGCCGACGGCAGCAATATCGCCATCGCCGAAGCGGTGTCGGGCACCGTCACGGGCGGCATAGGCAACAGTGGCGCGGCCAACATCGGCTCGAACATCACCGCCGTGGGGGCGATCACCCTGGTGTCGGCCGATGGCAGCCCAATCACCGTGGGCGGCACCAATCCGGCCGGCGCCGGACTGACGGCCGGCACCGGCGGCGCCTACATGGGCGGCACCTTCGCGGCCGACTCGGACCGCACCAGCGGCAACATCGTCATCGACAGCTCCAACAATACGCTGCAGGGCATCATGGATGCCATCAACAAGGGCGGATTTGGCGTCACGGCGACCATCGTCAAGGACGGTTCGACCGGCCCCGACGCCACCCCCAACCGCCTGGTCCTGGAATCGACCGCCACCGGCCAGAGCTCGACGATGAAAATCACGCTGGCCGGCTCCGGTGGCGAACCGCCCGACCCTGCGCTGGTGAGCCTGCTCGGCTATGACCCGGCCGGCGTGCAAAACCTCAGCCAGAAGGCCGCCGCCTCCGATACCAAGGGCACGGTCAACGGTATCGCCATCACCAGCGCCGGCACCAGCATCGACGGGGCCATCGCCGGCGTGTCGATCAACGTGCTCAAGGTGGGCAGTTCGACCTTGAGCGTGAGCAAGGACACCGCCTCGCTGACCAATTCGGTCAACGGCTTCGTCAAAGCGTACAACGAACTGAGCACACAGATCACGACCTTGGGTGGCTACAATCCCGAGACCAAGACCGGCGGTCCGCTGCTGGGCGACTCGACGCTGCGCAACTTGCAAGCCTCGATCCGGAAACAGTTGTCCAGCTCGATCACGGGACTGCAAGGCTCGAGCCTGACCAATCTGGGCCAAATCGGTATCGCGTTCCAGAAGGACGGCACGCTGGCGCTGGACAACGCCAAGCTGCAAAAGGCCATCAACAGCAACTATAACGACATCGCCGGTCTGTTCGCCGCCGTCGGCCGCAGCACCGATCCTGATGTCACGTTTGTCAGCTCCACCGGCAAGACGCAGGCGGGCGACTATCCGGTCAATATCACCCAACTGGCCACAAAGGGGGTATTGCAAGGCGCCGCCGCGCTGCCGGCCGAGACCGTGATCGAAGCGGACACCACCTGGACCATCACGCTCAACGACACGGTGCCGGCCACACTGGCCAACACCGCCACCGTGACCATCCCGGCCGGATCCTACAACCCGACACAGCTTGCCACGATGTTGCAGTCGTCGATCAACGGGGTGAGCGCGTTCTCGACGGCAGGTGCCACGGTAGCTGCCACCATCGGCGACGACGGCAAATTGAAACTCGAATCGACCCGCTACGGCTCGAAATCCAATATCACGGTAGCGAACGCGACCGGCAGCGACATCGCCGCCGTCTTCGGTGGCGCCACCTCGGTCGGCGGCAAGGACGTGGCGGGCACCATCGGCGGCTATACCGCCACCGGCGACGGCCAAACACTCACCGGCGCGGCTGGCGCGCCGATCGAAGGGTTGAAGCTGACGGTGGCCGGCGACACGATCGGCTTGCGTGGCAGCTTCGGCTTTTCGCAGGGCTACGCTTACCAGCTCAACACATTGGCGGCCGGCTACCTGGGCTCCACCGGCGCGATCAACAGCCGCACCAAGGGCCTGAACGACACGGTCAAGGACATCACCAAGCAGCGCGATGCCTTCAGCGTGCGCCTGGTCGATATCGAGGCGCGCTACCGCAAACAGTATTCGTCGCTCGATGTTCTCATTTCAAATATGAACACGACGACGTCATTTTTGACGCAACAATTGGCGGCCTTGTCGGCTAACCGCTAA
- a CDS encoding helix-turn-helix domain-containing protein has product MNTTDRPISVAVIAYDGITPFHLSVPCLVFEAGQDIGQAGFDVRVCAADGTPLRTSAGFAIATDYDLRALDDADIVIMPSWHNDCRAAPPALLEALRTAHARGARVVGLCLGAFPLAEAGLLDGKTATTHWQFAAALAARHPRIAIDPDVLYVDAGQVLTSAGVAAGLDCCLHLLRQLRGADAANRVARQLVIAPHRQGGQAQFIERPLPVSSSDGRFADVLEWVTQRLEQPHSIDALAERAAMSRRNFTRHFRQATGTSFKQWLLGQRLAHAQWMLESGDASIEVVAQEAGFGSALSLRQHFRAVLQTSPSAYRGAYRR; this is encoded by the coding sequence ATGAATACCACCGACCGGCCCATCAGCGTCGCCGTGATCGCCTACGACGGCATCACGCCTTTCCATCTGTCCGTGCCGTGCCTGGTGTTCGAAGCGGGCCAGGACATCGGGCAGGCGGGCTTCGACGTGCGTGTCTGCGCGGCCGACGGCACGCCGCTGCGCACCTCCGCCGGCTTCGCCATCGCCACCGACTACGACCTGCGCGCGCTCGACGACGCCGATATCGTCATCATGCCTTCGTGGCACAACGATTGCCGGGCCGCGCCGCCCGCGCTGCTGGAGGCCCTGCGTACGGCCCATGCGCGCGGCGCCCGCGTGGTGGGGCTGTGCCTGGGGGCGTTTCCGCTGGCCGAGGCAGGTCTGCTGGACGGCAAAACCGCGACCACCCACTGGCAATTCGCCGCCGCGCTGGCCGCGCGCCATCCGCGCATCGCCATCGATCCCGACGTGCTGTATGTCGATGCCGGCCAGGTGCTGACGTCGGCGGGTGTCGCCGCCGGCCTCGATTGCTGTTTGCATCTGCTGCGCCAGCTACGCGGCGCCGATGCCGCCAACCGCGTGGCCCGCCAACTGGTGATCGCGCCGCACCGGCAGGGCGGGCAGGCGCAGTTCATCGAACGGCCGTTGCCCGTGTCCAGCAGCGACGGCCGCTTCGCCGACGTGCTGGAGTGGGTCACGCAGCGTCTGGAGCAGCCCCACAGCATCGACGCGCTGGCGGAACGCGCCGCCATGAGCCGGCGCAACTTCACGCGCCATTTCCGGCAAGCCACCGGCACCTCGTTCAAGCAGTGGCTGCTGGGCCAGCGGCTGGCGCACGCGCAATGGATGCTCGAAAGCGGCGACGCGTCGATCGAGGTGGTGGCGCAGGAGGCGGGATTCGGTTCGGCGTTGTCGTTGCGACAGCATTTCCGCGCGGTGTTGCAGACGTCGCCGTCGGCCTACCGTGGTGCTTACCGCCGCTGA